The Candidatus Arthromitus sp. SFB-mouse-Japan genome includes a region encoding these proteins:
- the rsmA gene encoding 16S rRNA (adenine(1518)-N(6)/adenine(1519)-N(6))-dimethyltransferase RsmA encodes MTSVRELQRKYGFLFKGYLGQNFFNNDILLNEILDKLDITKNDIVIEIGPGFGVLTEKLLLKSKKVISIEIDDRLIPILNENLKEYDNFKLIHNDFMKMNLEDLGNLNGRFKVVANIPYYITTPILEKLFKSELSIDFIAIMVQKEVGNRILANVSTKEYGSLSVFVNYFSVPHVVKYIPAVNFIPKPKVDSVFIKFEILDNRKFENREIEDNFLKFVKRCFSMRRKTLYNVLSNFTKDKEILMKIFNYMDIDFNKRAENLTVDEFVKIFKILNGLD; translated from the coding sequence ATGACGAGTGTTAGAGAATTGCAGAGAAAATATGGATTTTTATTTAAAGGATATTTAGGACAGAATTTTTTTAATAATGATATTTTGCTTAATGAAATATTAGATAAATTAGATATTACAAAGAATGATATTGTTATTGAAATTGGACCAGGATTTGGTGTTTTGACAGAAAAATTACTTTTGAAATCAAAAAAAGTTATATCAATTGAAATAGATGATAGACTTATACCCATTTTAAATGAAAATTTAAAAGAGTATGATAATTTCAAACTTATACATAATGATTTTATGAAAATGAATTTAGAAGATTTGGGAAATTTAAATGGGAGGTTTAAGGTTGTAGCTAATATACCTTATTATATAACAACACCTATACTGGAGAAATTGTTTAAGAGTGAGTTAAGTATAGATTTTATTGCTATTATGGTGCAAAAAGAAGTAGGGAATCGTATTTTAGCAAATGTTTCTACAAAAGAATATGGATCTTTGAGTGTTTTTGTAAATTATTTTTCAGTGCCTCATGTTGTTAAATATATACCGGCTGTTAATTTTATACCTAAACCGAAAGTTGATTCTGTATTTATAAAGTTTGAAATATTGGATAATAGAAAATTTGAAAATAGAGAAATAGAAGATAATTTTTTAAAATTCGTTAAAAGATGTTTTAGTATGAGAAGGAAGACACTCTATAATGTGTTGTCTAATTTTACTAAGGATAAAGAAATTTTGATGAAAATATTTAATTACATGGATATTGATTTTAATAAAAGAGCAGAAAATTTGACAGTGGATGAGTTTGTTAAAATATTTAAAATTTTAAATGGATTAGATTAA